In one window of Candidatus Sulfuricurvum sp. RIFRC-1 DNA:
- the ccsA gene encoding cytochrome c biogenesis protein CcsA — MNKVLSFLSSMKTMAALMLVFAVAIGYATFVENDYGSMTAKADIYNARWFEILLALLAVNLTLNIINFNMARRGKWLVFTFHVAFLIILVGAAVTRYMGYEGAMHIREGESSDVIISAEPYVTFNVVKGEKTFDFKENLFLSKRTSNHFERILDVDGEQIHVKLESYMGDAHYEAVADPKGSPLFNLMVTGAQGAQQVSLKKGEFVEANDIVIDFDSNKTFDKPVIALSVEGEKAYVTTPAALSTLSMDTQQTASLNAGKHEILKRTLFQSAQSGFVFRDFLPKASMQLVSKPAKGPMVQGEDAITLTLSRADKKESIVVLGSVGEIGEGKKVALDDMVIEVAYGSIERKIPFAVALRDFELERYPGSMSPASYASEVSVIDAANQEKFDFRIYMNHILDYQGYRFFQSSFDQDELGTVLSVNRDPGTLITYIGYLLLAIGMFGVLIVKNGRFAALGEKLKSLDTKKAAAALAIIVMALGTTNSIAAEDENPVIKVAKGFDKTHADKFGHLIVQDSSGRMKPMDTLSHEILAKLNRNDTFMGLSSNQVVLGMMLRPDAWREIAIIRTGDKEVNKLIGLPEGAKTAAFAQFFEFPDEISGYKLAQLVDEANRKAPGKRDKFDKALLQVDERVNVAYMVYTGSLVRMWPKANDKNHKWDATIEALQGLSPKESEMVRLLAIGYFGSIDEAMKSGDWKKADEALARIDKFQRFVGASVYPNDTKSKVEIFYNKANVFEQLWPLYFVVGFTLLILSFIKIIKPAFREEWLSKVSFSLLVLFFAAHTAGLVMRWYISGHAPWSNGYESMIYIGWASVLAGFIFSKRSMMTMAATAIMTGLILFVAHLNWMDPQVTNLVPVLQSYWLAIHVAMITASYGFLGLGALLGMITLILFILKNEKNSNRLNLAIKELNAINEMSLIVGLVLLTIGNFLGGVWANESWGRYWGWDPKETWALVTILVYAVVIHLRMIKGAYSDYIFSVVSLLAFTAVLMTYFGVNYYLAGMHSYAKGDPVPVPDFVPWTYAVIAIVIAMAYPKRSTR, encoded by the coding sequence ATGAACAAAGTTCTCTCATTTCTAAGCTCCATGAAAACCATGGCAGCTCTTATGCTCGTTTTTGCCGTTGCAATCGGCTATGCTACATTTGTCGAAAATGATTATGGCTCTATGACAGCCAAAGCTGATATTTATAACGCACGTTGGTTTGAGATTCTTCTTGCATTATTGGCAGTCAATTTGACGCTCAATATTATAAATTTCAACATGGCACGTCGTGGTAAATGGCTCGTATTTACCTTTCATGTCGCTTTTTTGATTATCCTCGTCGGTGCGGCGGTAACCCGTTACATGGGATATGAGGGGGCGATGCATATTCGTGAAGGTGAGAGCAGCGATGTGATCATCAGTGCTGAGCCATACGTAACGTTTAACGTAGTCAAAGGTGAGAAAACTTTTGATTTCAAAGAGAATCTTTTTCTCTCGAAACGTACTTCCAACCATTTTGAGCGAATTTTGGACGTTGATGGCGAACAAATTCATGTGAAGCTAGAGAGCTACATGGGTGATGCCCATTATGAAGCAGTTGCAGATCCAAAAGGGTCTCCACTTTTCAACCTAATGGTTACCGGAGCACAGGGGGCACAGCAAGTATCCCTTAAAAAAGGTGAGTTTGTTGAAGCGAACGATATCGTAATCGATTTTGACTCCAACAAAACCTTTGATAAACCGGTGATTGCGTTAAGTGTTGAAGGTGAGAAGGCGTATGTCACGACTCCGGCTGCTCTTTCGACGCTTAGTATGGACACTCAGCAGACGGCTTCTTTGAATGCAGGTAAACACGAAATACTGAAACGTACTTTGTTCCAAAGTGCCCAAAGCGGGTTTGTTTTCCGTGATTTCCTCCCTAAAGCATCGATGCAGTTGGTATCGAAGCCTGCGAAAGGGCCTATGGTGCAGGGAGAGGACGCTATTACTTTAACGCTCTCACGTGCAGATAAAAAAGAGAGCATCGTGGTACTTGGATCTGTTGGAGAGATTGGAGAAGGCAAAAAGGTCGCTTTGGATGATATGGTCATTGAGGTTGCCTACGGCTCAATCGAACGTAAAATTCCATTTGCAGTTGCATTGCGCGATTTTGAGTTAGAACGTTATCCAGGATCAATGTCTCCGGCATCGTACGCAAGTGAAGTGAGTGTGATCGATGCTGCCAATCAGGAAAAATTTGATTTTCGTATCTACATGAACCATATTCTTGATTACCAAGGGTACCGTTTCTTCCAATCGTCATTCGATCAGGATGAACTCGGAACCGTTCTCTCCGTTAATCGTGATCCGGGGACGCTGATTACCTATATCGGCTATTTATTACTTGCTATCGGTATGTTTGGCGTATTAATCGTGAAAAATGGTCGATTTGCAGCTTTGGGTGAAAAACTCAAATCTTTGGATACGAAAAAAGCAGCCGCAGCTTTGGCGATCATCGTTATGGCGTTGGGGACAACCAACTCTATCGCTGCCGAAGATGAAAATCCGGTCATTAAAGTTGCCAAAGGATTTGATAAAACGCATGCCGATAAATTCGGTCATTTGATCGTTCAAGATTCCAGCGGACGTATGAAACCGATGGATACGCTAAGCCATGAAATCTTGGCAAAACTAAACCGAAACGATACGTTTATGGGGCTCTCTTCCAATCAAGTGGTTCTTGGGATGATGCTTCGTCCCGATGCGTGGCGTGAGATTGCGATTATCCGTACAGGAGACAAAGAGGTCAATAAACTGATCGGACTCCCTGAAGGGGCTAAAACGGCTGCATTTGCACAGTTTTTTGAATTTCCCGATGAGATCAGCGGATACAAACTCGCGCAGCTCGTTGATGAAGCCAACCGTAAAGCACCGGGTAAACGCGATAAGTTCGATAAAGCATTGTTGCAGGTGGATGAACGGGTAAATGTCGCCTATATGGTGTATACCGGATCATTGGTACGTATGTGGCCTAAAGCAAATGATAAAAATCACAAATGGGATGCAACCATCGAAGCCTTACAAGGTTTGAGTCCGAAAGAATCCGAAATGGTCCGTCTTTTGGCTATCGGATATTTTGGCTCGATTGATGAAGCGATGAAGAGCGGTGATTGGAAGAAGGCGGATGAAGCATTAGCGCGTATCGATAAATTTCAACGATTTGTCGGGGCAAGTGTCTATCCGAACGATACCAAGTCAAAAGTGGAGATTTTCTACAACAAAGCGAATGTTTTCGAACAATTATGGCCTCTGTATTTCGTAGTCGGATTCACATTGCTCATCTTGTCTTTTATCAAAATTATCAAACCGGCTTTCCGAGAAGAGTGGTTGAGTAAAGTCTCTTTTTCTCTGTTGGTTCTTTTCTTTGCGGCACACACTGCAGGTTTAGTTATGCGTTGGTACATCTCAGGACATGCTCCGTGGTCAAACGGCTATGAGTCGATGATCTATATCGGGTGGGCGAGCGTACTCGCCGGATTCATTTTCTCTAAACGCTCTATGATGACAATGGCGGCAACGGCGATTATGACAGGGCTTATCCTCTTTGTTGCTCATCTCAACTGGATGGACCCTCAGGTGACAAACCTCGTTCCGGTTCTTCAATCGTATTGGCTGGCTATTCACGTTGCGATGATTACGGCGAGTTACGGCTTCCTCGGTTTGGGAGCGTTGCTCGGGATGATTACCCTTATACTTTTCATCCTGAAAAATGAAAAAAATTCGAATCGTTTGAACCTCGCGATTAAAGAGCTTAATGCCATCAATGAAATGAGTCTTATCGTCGGTTTGGTCCTTCTAACCATTGGGAACTTTCTCGGGGGAGTCTGGGCGAATGAGAGTTGGGGACGTTACTGGGGATGGGACCCGAAAGAGACGTGGGCGCTCGTAACTATTTTGGTTTATGCTGTGGTTATCCACTTACGCATGATTAAAGGCGCTTACAGTGACTATATCTTTAGTGTGGTATCATTACTGGCATTTACTGCGGTGTTAATGACCTATTTCGGGGTGAACTATTATCTTGCCGGTATGCACTCGTATGCAAAAGGTGACCCTGTCCCGGTACCGGATTTTGTACCGTGGACCTATGCTGTAATTGCTATCGTTATTGCGATGGCTTATCCGAAACGGAGTACACGATAA
- the recR gene encoding recombination mediator RecR, which produces MKRSLEKFNRLVDALQQLPTIGQKSATRLAYHMVMHDSFGALKLAHAIENAITSLKKCRSCGGLSEDELCAICSDERRNHEILCIVENAKDILTFEENALFDGRYFVLESIEELDISHLRGIIQSGIKEVIFALTPSIANQGVMLYIEDKLMDCDVRFSRIAQGVPTGVSLENVDILSLTKAMEDRVSI; this is translated from the coding sequence ATGAAAAGATCACTTGAAAAATTTAACCGCCTTGTTGATGCACTCCAACAGCTCCCAACTATCGGACAAAAGTCCGCGACCCGTTTAGCGTATCATATGGTGATGCATGACAGTTTCGGTGCACTTAAACTTGCCCACGCGATCGAAAATGCGATCACCAGCCTCAAAAAATGTCGATCGTGCGGAGGGTTGAGCGAAGACGAATTGTGTGCTATTTGCAGTGATGAACGGCGTAATCACGAAATCCTTTGTATTGTTGAAAATGCCAAAGATATTTTGACTTTTGAAGAGAATGCTCTGTTTGACGGGCGCTATTTTGTCCTTGAATCGATTGAAGAGCTCGATATTTCCCATTTACGCGGGATTATCCAAAGCGGGATTAAAGAGGTGATTTTTGCCCTTACTCCCTCGATCGCTAATCAGGGGGTTATGCTCTACATCGAGGATAAACTGATGGATTGCGATGTACGCTTTAGCCGTATTGCGCAGGGGGTTCCGACGGGGGTTAGTCTGGAGAATGTCGATATCCTCTCTCTCACGAAAGCGATGGAAGATCGGGTGAGTATTTAA
- a CDS encoding HD domain-containing phosphohydrolase gives MKKDKKQLFRIFATIGVIWTIFIALILVYLTYQKYEQVKELALLEAKTSINKDIAFRKWVATHGGVYVPITAELLPNPYLKVKHRDLNTTTGVQLTLINPAYALRQMTEQYSSLYGIRSHLSSDKNINPKNIPDSWEKKSLKTLLKTRQEVYEFHTVGNQKSLSYMIPFFIKSECMKCHADQGYKIGDIRGALTITLPMNRYDDVFQKGLITTALILVWVWILGVLSFHWGYKSSVSRIQEKIDLYEQNLFSLVSLIEQRDNYTAGHGRRVGEYSRLVAAQMGLSQEIQEELYRAGALHDIGKVSIPDSILLKPGLLDPIERTLIEEHVDAGYALLKRVDIFASIAEIVRYHHERLDGSGYPHKISGDAIPLLSQIMAVSDCFDAMTTNRIYKGRKTLQEALEELRSVRGIKFRADVIDAALITLSTISLEVAHSQRPTTPMEMERFSYFYKDSLTGLYTSAYLNFLFFEPDFSQYRQLWFINLGNIGHFNKIYGWDKGDDLLKHYAQMLQEYCPQLPIIRFQGDDFIIFRKDEEIPNIDDFYAQWLKEVGITVSVSVIMLDEKMVSNLETLQSSLAKR, from the coding sequence ATGAAAAAAGACAAAAAACAGCTTTTCAGAATCTTTGCAACAATTGGAGTAATATGGACGATCTTTATTGCTCTGATACTTGTCTATTTAACCTACCAAAAATATGAGCAAGTCAAAGAGCTCGCTCTGCTCGAAGCAAAAACCAGTATTAATAAAGATATTGCATTTCGAAAATGGGTGGCAACACACGGCGGTGTTTATGTCCCTATTACTGCAGAGCTACTCCCGAACCCCTATCTAAAAGTCAAACATCGCGATCTCAATACCACAACGGGAGTCCAACTTACCCTCATTAATCCAGCCTATGCATTACGTCAAATGACGGAACAATACAGCTCACTTTACGGTATCAGAAGCCATTTATCAAGCGATAAAAACATCAATCCAAAAAATATTCCTGATTCATGGGAAAAAAAATCACTCAAGACACTCCTTAAAACCAGACAAGAAGTCTATGAATTTCATACCGTTGGAAACCAAAAGTCTCTTAGCTACATGATCCCTTTCTTTATAAAATCTGAGTGTATGAAATGTCATGCCGATCAAGGATACAAGATTGGGGATATACGTGGTGCACTGACCATCACCCTCCCTATGAACCGTTATGATGACGTATTTCAAAAAGGGCTTATAACAACCGCCCTCATTTTAGTTTGGGTATGGATATTGGGCGTATTAAGCTTTCACTGGGGGTACAAATCCTCCGTATCACGAATTCAGGAAAAAATCGACTTATACGAACAAAATCTTTTTTCCCTTGTCTCCTTGATTGAACAACGCGATAACTATACGGCCGGACATGGACGGCGTGTCGGTGAATATTCACGTCTTGTTGCAGCTCAAATGGGACTTTCACAAGAGATACAAGAAGAACTCTACCGTGCCGGCGCATTACATGATATCGGTAAAGTCTCTATTCCCGATTCAATTTTACTCAAACCCGGTCTCCTTGATCCGATTGAACGGACACTCATTGAAGAACATGTGGATGCCGGTTATGCCCTTTTAAAACGGGTCGATATCTTTGCCTCGATTGCTGAAATCGTTCGATACCATCATGAACGTCTCGATGGCAGTGGATATCCCCATAAAATATCCGGTGATGCGATCCCTCTGCTCTCTCAGATTATGGCGGTATCCGACTGTTTCGATGCTATGACGACCAACCGAATCTATAAAGGGCGAAAGACGCTGCAAGAAGCGTTAGAAGAATTGAGATCCGTCCGAGGAATTAAATTCCGTGCCGATGTGATCGATGCAGCACTCATAACACTCAGTACCATCTCTTTGGAAGTTGCCCATTCTCAACGCCCTACTACCCCTATGGAGATGGAACGTTTCTCCTATTTTTACAAAGATTCCCTTACGGGACTTTATACCTCTGCCTATCTCAATTTTCTCTTTTTTGAACCGGATTTTAGCCAATATCGACAGCTATGGTTCATCAATCTCGGGAATATCGGTCACTTTAATAAAATATACGGATGGGACAAAGGGGATGATTTGCTGAAACATTATGCGCAAATGCTTCAAGAATATTGCCCACAACTACCGATTATCCGCTTTCAGGGGGATGACTTTATTATCTTTCGAAAAGATGAAGAGATACCCAATATTGATGATTTCTATGCCCAATGGCTCAAAGAGGTAGGGATAACCGTCTCGGTATCCGTTATTATGTTAGATGAAAAAATGGTTAGCAATTTAGAAACCTTACAATCATCCCTGGCGAAACGATAA
- the dnaJ gene encoding molecular chaperone DnaJ, with protein sequence MEEMSYYEILEVTKNANGDEIKKAYRKMAKLYHPDRNPNDDSAEHKFKLCNEAYQVLSDDQQRARYDRYGKEGLQGSAGRRSSGGGFDDLGSIFEEMFNGFAGGGRKQSRAAADKFPLDMGVEMRVSFKEAVFGCEKEVTFSAKSSCKTCKGTGAKEGKITSCSQCGGKGQVYVRQGFMTFSQTCPACHGEGTMASEKCGDCKGKSYTETKESVTIKVPAGIDTGNRLRVSGRGNIGKSGVRGDMYVTFEVEEDSHFIRNGNDIYLEVPVFFTQAVLGEDITIPSLNGEVTLELETGTKDGQQYRFRGEGVADVHGRGKGDLIAQIHLTYPNRLNSEQEELLQKLQESFGIESKPHESLFESTFEKVKGWFK encoded by the coding sequence GTGGAAGAAATGAGCTATTATGAGATTTTAGAGGTCACCAAAAATGCCAACGGAGACGAAATCAAAAAAGCCTACCGAAAAATGGCGAAACTTTACCATCCAGACCGTAATCCAAACGATGACAGTGCAGAGCATAAATTCAAACTCTGTAATGAAGCGTACCAAGTTTTGAGTGATGATCAACAACGTGCACGCTATGACCGTTACGGCAAAGAAGGACTGCAAGGGAGCGCGGGTCGACGAAGCAGCGGCGGCGGGTTCGATGATCTCGGAAGTATTTTCGAAGAGATGTTCAACGGCTTTGCAGGCGGCGGACGCAAACAATCGCGTGCGGCAGCGGATAAATTCCCTCTCGATATGGGTGTCGAGATGCGGGTCAGTTTCAAAGAGGCCGTTTTCGGATGCGAGAAAGAAGTAACCTTTAGCGCAAAAAGTTCATGCAAAACGTGTAAAGGGACCGGAGCTAAAGAGGGAAAAATAACTTCTTGCAGCCAATGCGGCGGTAAAGGGCAAGTCTACGTACGCCAAGGGTTTATGACGTTCTCTCAAACCTGTCCTGCTTGTCATGGTGAGGGGACGATGGCGAGTGAGAAATGCGGTGATTGTAAAGGCAAAAGCTACACGGAGACCAAAGAGAGCGTCACGATCAAAGTCCCTGCCGGAATCGATACCGGAAACCGTTTACGCGTATCGGGTCGCGGTAATATCGGTAAAAGTGGTGTGCGAGGGGATATGTACGTGACGTTTGAAGTCGAAGAAGACAGTCACTTTATCCGTAACGGAAACGACATCTACCTCGAAGTTCCGGTATTTTTCACCCAAGCCGTTTTGGGCGAAGATATTACTATCCCCTCTTTGAACGGCGAAGTCACACTCGAACTCGAAACAGGGACCAAAGACGGCCAACAATATCGATTCCGTGGTGAAGGGGTTGCCGATGTTCATGGACGCGGGAAAGGGGATTTGATCGCACAAATCCACCTCACCTACCCAAATCGGCTCAATTCCGAACAAGAAGAGCTTCTCCAAAAGCTTCAAGAGAGTTTCGGAATCGAATCCAAACCTCATGAATCCCTTTTCGAATCAACCTTCGAAAAAGTCAAAGGTTGGTTTAAATAA
- the hrpB gene encoding ATP-dependent helicase HrpB — protein sequence MNTLPIHEVIRDIRSTLVSYNRLILQAPPGAGKTTAVPLALLDEPWLKEKQIIMLEPRRIAARSSASRMAQLLGEKVGMRVGYQIRAEKKLSDKTKILVVTEGILTRMLQNNPSLEHVALIIFDEFHERHLHSDLSLAFALQSQEFLREDLKIMVMSATLDTQTLQTLMENPPLITSEGRSYPITLEYLPPNSPTVEPKKIVPALMNILQNSIQNDEGDILVFLPGEREIRSLETALKEHCRGINLDITPLYGELSKEAQERAIFPSAKRKIVLATNIAETSLTIEGITVVVDSGLEKVLTFDPRSGMERLITQKISRASADQRSGRAGRLSEGKCYRLWSETSHHALPPHKEPEIRLCDLTPLALELSAWGDSELSWITPPPAKALSHGLELLSILGATDYKGNITPHGKAMMVLGLHPRLAHMILIAKTHEAQSEAILLAALLNERDLFSKSTHRSSDMRERFWILSDHLRGKTIAAELTQNSETILKTSRELSNRLNMTLRLSENFPSSMIALLLALAYPDRIARLRTPKGDKYLLSNAKEAILSREDDLHGEEWLVICESDGDSTMARIYRCAPLDINLLERHEPELFMREEKLSWNSESRRVEAREVTRIGAIILDSHPLAHPDTLEVKQKLLEGIRYHGLEALTHSPQALSLRHRLQALHHYSPENSMGDFSDEFLLSSLETWLLPHITTQSSLRECESLDLYTILASQLTWEQTKRLNTLLPTHFSAPTGSTIALDYSDPEAVILAVRIQEVFGLTTHPSIMEGKIPLLVHLLSPARRPIQVTRDLVGFWEGSYSDVKKELKGRYPKHYWPDDPRNAEATSRTKKYMGN from the coding sequence GTGAATACGCTCCCCATCCATGAGGTGATCCGCGATATTCGCTCCACCCTCGTATCCTACAATCGCCTTATCCTCCAAGCCCCTCCGGGGGCCGGAAAAACCACCGCTGTCCCCCTCGCTCTTTTGGATGAACCGTGGCTCAAAGAAAAACAGATCATTATGCTCGAACCCCGCCGTATCGCGGCTCGCAGTTCGGCATCACGCATGGCACAGTTACTGGGGGAAAAAGTCGGGATGCGGGTCGGATACCAAATCCGAGCCGAAAAAAAACTGAGCGATAAAACCAAAATTCTTGTCGTTACCGAGGGAATTTTGACTCGTATGCTCCAAAATAATCCCTCACTCGAACATGTTGCCCTCATTATCTTTGATGAGTTCCATGAACGCCATCTGCACAGCGATCTTTCCCTCGCCTTTGCCCTCCAGTCTCAGGAGTTTTTACGCGAAGATTTAAAGATTATGGTGATGTCGGCAACACTCGATACCCAGACATTGCAAACACTTATGGAGAATCCGCCTCTCATCACCAGCGAAGGTCGCAGTTATCCGATCACCTTAGAGTATTTACCGCCCAACAGCCCCACTGTTGAACCCAAAAAAATCGTCCCCGCACTGATGAATATACTTCAAAACAGCATTCAAAATGATGAAGGGGACATCCTCGTATTTTTACCCGGCGAGCGTGAAATCCGATCACTCGAAACCGCCCTCAAAGAGCATTGCAGAGGTATTAATCTCGATATCACACCCCTTTACGGTGAACTTTCCAAAGAGGCTCAGGAGCGAGCTATTTTCCCCTCAGCGAAGCGTAAAATCGTACTCGCCACCAACATTGCCGAAACAAGTCTCACCATCGAGGGGATCACGGTCGTCGTCGATTCGGGTCTGGAAAAAGTCCTCACCTTCGATCCCCGCAGTGGTATGGAACGGCTTATTACCCAAAAAATTTCTCGTGCTTCCGCCGATCAGCGTTCAGGTCGTGCCGGTCGTTTAAGCGAAGGGAAATGTTACCGGCTGTGGAGCGAAACTTCTCATCACGCCCTCCCTCCCCATAAAGAGCCGGAAATTCGTCTGTGCGACCTCACACCGCTCGCTTTGGAACTAAGTGCATGGGGAGATTCGGAACTCTCATGGATCACCCCACCTCCTGCAAAAGCGCTGAGTCATGGATTAGAACTTCTGAGTATCTTAGGGGCTACGGATTATAAAGGAAATATTACCCCTCACGGCAAAGCAATGATGGTTCTGGGGCTCCATCCCCGACTTGCCCACATGATTCTCATCGCCAAAACCCATGAAGCCCAGAGCGAAGCAATACTCCTTGCCGCATTGCTGAATGAACGCGATCTCTTTTCAAAAAGTACCCACCGTTCTTCCGATATGCGAGAGCGTTTTTGGATTCTATCGGATCATCTGCGTGGCAAAACAATCGCTGCCGAACTGACTCAAAACTCTGAAACCATACTCAAAACCTCAAGAGAACTATCGAACCGCCTCAACATGACGCTGCGACTATCAGAAAATTTCCCTTCATCGATGATTGCCCTTTTACTTGCCCTCGCCTATCCGGATCGAATTGCTCGTCTACGAACGCCAAAGGGGGATAAATATCTCCTCAGCAACGCTAAAGAGGCAATTTTAAGCCGTGAAGATGATTTACACGGTGAAGAGTGGCTCGTTATTTGTGAAAGCGACGGTGATTCGACGATGGCGCGTATCTATCGGTGTGCACCACTCGACATCAATCTGTTGGAACGTCATGAGCCTGAACTTTTTATGAGAGAAGAGAAGCTTAGCTGGAATAGCGAATCAAGACGGGTTGAAGCACGAGAGGTTACGAGGATTGGGGCGATCATCCTCGACTCACACCCTCTTGCTCATCCCGACACACTAGAGGTTAAACAAAAACTCTTAGAGGGGATCCGATATCATGGCTTAGAGGCTTTGACACACTCACCGCAAGCACTCTCTCTTCGCCATCGTCTCCAAGCCCTGCATCACTATTCACCTGAAAACTCTATGGGTGATTTTAGCGATGAATTTCTCCTAAGTTCTTTGGAAACATGGCTTTTACCCCATATCACTACCCAAAGCTCACTGCGAGAATGTGAATCTCTCGATCTCTACACTATTCTAGCCTCACAACTCACGTGGGAACAAACGAAACGATTAAACACCCTCTTGCCGACACACTTTAGCGCCCCCACCGGAAGTACCATTGCATTGGATTATTCTGATCCCGAAGCGGTCATTTTGGCAGTGCGGATACAGGAAGTTTTCGGTCTCACTACCCATCCGAGTATCATGGAGGGGAAAATACCTCTGCTGGTTCATTTGCTCTCCCCTGCCCGCCGTCCGATCCAAGTGACCCGTGATCTGGTCGGGTTTTGGGAGGGTTCGTACAGCGATGTCAAAAAAGAGCTCAAAGGGAGATACCCCAAACACTACTGGCCGGATGATCCGCGCAATGCTGAGGCGACGAGCAGAACAAAAAAATATATGGGCAACTAA